One window of Camelina sativa cultivar DH55 chromosome 4, Cs, whole genome shotgun sequence genomic DNA carries:
- the LOC109132623 gene encoding LOW QUALITY PROTEIN: putative defensin-like protein 60 (The sequence of the model RefSeq protein was modified relative to this genomic sequence to represent the inferred CDS: deleted 1 base in 1 codon) has product MNITKTSVIFFSLVILTNSLSNSDVLASPVMETSKNDVCFIPCTTRYGEYECWFDCTHKRYHDGGCVNGRCCCKK; this is encoded by the exons atgaatatcacCAAAActtctgtgatttttttttcttta gtgaTACTAACAAACTCATTGTCCAACTCTGACGTTTTGGCCTCACCAG TGATGGAAACATCAAAAAATGATGTTTGCTTTATTCCATGTACAACAAGGTACGGAGAGTATGAATGTTGGTTTGACTGTACTCACAAGAGGTACCATGATGGAGGGTGTGTAAATGGACGATGTTGttgcaaaaaataa